A region of the Microbulbifer pacificus genome:
GCCGCCCACAGCTGGGTGAGCAGCCCGCCGCCGACCAGCGCCAGCAGCAGTCGCCCGCTCTCGAAAAACAGGTAGGACTCGAACAGGTTGATGATGCCGAAAAACACCGCGAACGACAGCGCGAAAACCAGGTTGCTGCCGGACAGCAGCCCCGCGCGATAGAAGCGCAGGCAGCGGCTCACCAGCCAGTACACCAGTGCGCCGAGGAGCAGCAGTCCCAGCAGCCCGAAATTCACCAGCAGGTCCAGATAGCTATTGTGCAGGTGGCCAAACCGCTGCTTGACCTCGTCCGGCAGATTGGGGGAGTAATCGAAGATCAGGCTGCGGCCGTTGCCGCCCCAGCCCACCAGCGGGCGCTGGGCAATCCAGTTCAGGGCCTCGGCCCAAGTATGCAGGCGGATACCGACGCTGGTGTAGGGCACTTTGTCCAGGTCACCCTGTTGTAGCAGGGCGAAGGTATTGCGCTCGCCCTCTAAACGTTTTTCGACAATTTCCCCGAGACACAAATAGCCGACCAGCACCGACGCGCCGCACGCGGCCACTACCGCCGCGGTGATATAGCGCCGGTGGCTTAGGTAATACTTTTGCAGCGTGATAACGGCCGCACACAGTGTGACCAGCAGTGCCAGTAATAAACCAACCCAAACGCCGCGGGTCTTGGTCAGGATCACTGCGGTGATACAGATCGCGAGCGCCAGCAGCCAGGCGGCGCGATACAGCCAGCAGCCGCGGCGGTTGCGTAGGATCGAGGGGGCGAGCGCCAGCAGTCCCAGTGCGCCAGTGCCGAACAGCATGGCGGTGTGCTGGGCATTGTGCAGGCCAAAATCCACTCGCCTCCACCAAGTTAAGCCTAGGCGCCACTCCGTAAGGCCGCCACCGGAGATCCAGGGTGAAAGTAACAGCCCTAGCAGTGCCAGCCCCCAAAGTAGATATGCATTGCGCGCCTGGCCCCCCAGCAGTACCGCCACCGGGATCATCGCAAACCAGTTGGCAAGCCGGTGTACCTTGAACGAGGACTCTGCCCACTGCGGTTGCAGTATCCACGACGCGACCCACGAAATCAGTGAAACCCCGATGGCGGCGACCGCGAGCCACACAATGCCCGAACGGCGCAGGGATACACCGTGAAGCGGCTTGCCGTAGATGGCGAGTATCACCAGCCCGCACAGGTTGGCGAGCTGGAAGGCCTTGTCCGGCACGCTATCCAGAGCGATGCCGAAAAAGCCGTAAACCAGCAACGCCAGCACACCGGTGAACTGCAGCCAGGGGCGCGGCTGCATCAGTTGGTTGGGGCGCCACCAGAGGCCGCGGTGGAAACTTACCGGTGCAGTGCCAATGGCCGCAGTCGGGCTGGCGGAGTGGGGTGGAGGGTTGCTCATGAAACGGTTGACTCGGATACAGCAGAGTTCGACACTGCAGGACTTTGGTTGCACCAGTGCGGCGCAGACATGGGGTAGAATGCTACCAAACGTTGGGTCCTTTTCCACGGAATTCGTCCCATTTCGCTTCCAATCACTTGGTACCCGTTTTCGATTTGATGCGTTACCTCTATACTTGGTTTTTCCGCCTCATGCTCCCGCTGATGTTGTTGCATCTGTGGTGGCGCGGTCGCGCGGACCCCAACTACCGCAAACGCTGGAGCGAACGCTTCGGACTGGTGCCTTCCCGCCCTGGAGCGCGCCGCCGCTGGCGCGAACGTTTCGGCGTGGTGCCGGATCGCGCCAGCCGCGCGCCGTTGATCTGGATTCACTCGGTTTCTGTGGGCGAGACCCTCGCCGCGGTGCCGCTGATCAAGGAACTGGCGCATCGCCACCCCCGCTGGCAGTGGCTGGTGACCACCACCACGCCCACCGGTTCGCAGCGGGTGCACGATGCGCTGGATCCGATTCTGCACGGGCGCCTGCTGCACTACTACCTGCCGTTTGACCTGCCGGAATGCCTGGCACCGTTTCTCGATGCCCTGCGCCCGAACATCCTGGTGAGTATGGAAACCGAGCTGTGGCCGAATTTGCTGGCGGCCTGTGACAAGCGCCGTATACCAGCGGTACTGGTGAACGGCCGTCTCAGCGCCAAATCCGCCAGGGGCTACCGGCGTTTTCCCCGCCTGACCCGGGACATGCTGAATCACCTCAGCAAGATCGTGGCCCAGTATCCCGCGGATGCCGAGCGCTTTGTGGCTCTGGGGATGCCTGCGGAGCAGGTGGTGGCCGTGGGCAATATCAAATTCGACCTGCACATTGGCTCCGGGCTTGAGAGCGAGGCGCAGGTGCTGTCGCACCAGTGGCGCGGCGCGTCGAAGCGGCCGGTGTGGCTGGCCGCCAGCACCCACGGCGGTGAGGATGAAGTGGTCCTGGAGGCACACCAGACGCTGTTGCGGGATTTTCCCGATCTGCTGCTGGTACTGGTGCCGCGACACCCGGTGCGGTTCGACAGTGTGGCGCGCCTGTGTCGGGAGCGGGACCTCGCGCTGGTGCGGCGCAGTGACAAGCGAGCACCGAGCGCGGACGACCGGGTACTGCTGGGCGATACCATGGGCGAGCTGCTGCGTTTCTATGGCGTCTGCGATGTAGCCTTTGTCGGTGGCAGCCTGGTACCGGTGGGCGGCCACAATATGATTGAGCCGGCGGCCTGGGGCGTGCCGGTGGTGTGCGGCCCGCACCTGCACAACTTCAGCACCGTGGCGAGCCTGATGCAGGAGGCCGGTGGACTGGCGGTGGTCAACGATGCGGCCGAGCTGGCGACCCAGGTTGCAACATGGCTGCGGGACCAAGCGCTGCGCGAGGACGCCGGTGCCCGCGGCCGTGCGGTGGCGGAACAGAACAGCGGCGCGCTGGCGCGCACTGTGGAAGAGGTTGAGGCACTGATGCCGCGGTGACCGGTTCCAGTGGGTAAAAATTTGCGGCAAATAAAAAAGGCCGATCGCTCCCGCGATCGGCCTTTTTTGATTTGTGTGTTTCGCACCGGCTACTGGTTCTTGTCCGTCGCCTTGCGCACGCTGCTGCGGATCTGGGTATTGAGCTTGCTGCCGGTGTAGCGCCCCTTGCTGATATGGCGAATACGGTAAACCCCGGGGATTTCCAGTGGCGTGCCCTGGGTGCCAAGCAGCCAGCGGAAGGCCCGGTCCTCGTGGGCCTTGCACCAGGTGTCGGCGGGCTTCTGGTAATAGCGGAGGCAGTCGCAGTAACCGCCGGCGCGGGCCACATCGCCGTGGGCAATCTGCAGCGGGCCGGTGGCGCGGTCGCGGGTCTGCTCCACAAAGCGCGAGTCGTCGATCTCGATTACTCGCAGCTCCGCCGGGTCGAAATTCAGCATGGGGTCGTCGTCTTCCAGCAGCGAGGTGATGCGCTCGCGAGACGGGAACACCAGGCTGTCGCGGCGGCCCTGCAGCAGCTCGGCCAGGCGGTCGATACAGTTTTCCCGGAACATCAGGTCGCAGTCGGTGAACCAGATCCAGTCCGCCTTGGTGGCGAGCGCCGCCTGGTTGCGACCGATGGCACGGCGGAACAGGGATTCCTTCGGCAGCTCGCACCAGTTCCAGGTCACGCCCGGTACCTGCTGGCGGCCGATGAAGTCCAGCACCGCGGCGGTGCGGGTGTCCTCGCCGTTGTAGTACGCGGTCATGGTGACCGTCGCCTTGGTGGGCGGGTACAGCACCAGGGAGCTCAGCTGGTAGATCAGGAAGTGGGAGTACTGCCAGCAGTGGCTGACGATCTCGATATCCAGCACGCCGGTGCGCGCCGCGCGCTGCTTTTCTGTGGGCAGCGGCTTCTGGAACAGCGACGGCGGCACCAGACCGCTGGCGGCGAGGCGCAGGAACTGACTGACAATCGGGTCGGACCAGTGTTTGTAGCTTGTCATGGGAACTCTGGCTTTCGGAAATTGGGGATTTGTTGGAATCTGGCGTCTTTCGGGGCGCGGATTATTCGGGAGAGTAGCCGCTTTCCAGCAGCTGGCGGATACCCTGCGGGGTTTCAATAATCCCCTCTTTGGCAACGCGCAGGCGCATCGCCTTATTGCGCGCCACAATTTCCCGGTCCGCATAACCGCGCGGGTGGTCCAGGTGCACGCAGATGGCGTCGAAACGCACGTGGCGTGGCTTGATCCCGGCATTTTCCAAGCGTACACCGAATTCGCGGTCGAGCCCGCCCCAGGCCATGCGCTCGTCGAAACCGTTCACTTTCAGGATGTCGGCCTTCCACGCGGAGGCATTGGAGCCCTTCAGGTTGCACGCGGTGGGGGTGAGGCGGTTGAGCAGCGGCGCCCAGCGCTCACCGGCGCGGAGTTTCAGGGTTTTGCGGCGGGTTTTCAGACCGTTGGCGCAGAGCCACTCGTAGTCGAAGCAGCGCCCGGAGACAATGTCGTCCCTGGTGATGGCTTCGCTGGTGCTCATGGGCAGCTTGAAGTAACTCCCGGACAGGAAGTAGCCCTTTTCGGCGCGGCGCTTGTGCACTGCGAGGAAATCCGCGCGCGGAATACAGTCGCCATCGGTGAACACGATGTAGTCGCCGCGGGCGTGAAGGATGGCCTTGTTGAGAATCCGGCACTTGCGGAAGCCGTCGTCGCGCTGCCACACATAGCGGATATCCATCCCGGTCTCCTCCCGCAGTCTTGCCACCAGTTCACCGGTTTCCGGACGGGAGCCGTCGTCGGCGACGATCACTTCCAGCGGCTTTTCCGTCTGGCAGCTGTAACCCCACAGCACTTTTTCCAGCCATACGGGGGAGTTGTAGGTGGTCATGATGACGGACAGGTTCATGTAAATTCCGAGTAGTTCCGCTGTTGCTGTGTCAGTACCCGGCGC
Encoded here:
- a CDS encoding O-antigen ligase family protein, with amino-acid sequence MSNPPPHSASPTAAIGTAPVSFHRGLWWRPNQLMQPRPWLQFTGVLALLVYGFFGIALDSVPDKAFQLANLCGLVILAIYGKPLHGVSLRRSGIVWLAVAAIGVSLISWVASWILQPQWAESSFKVHRLANWFAMIPVAVLLGGQARNAYLLWGLALLGLLLSPWISGGGLTEWRLGLTWWRRVDFGLHNAQHTAMLFGTGALGLLALAPSILRNRRGCWLYRAAWLLALAICITAVILTKTRGVWVGLLLALLVTLCAAVITLQKYYLSHRRYITAAVVAACGASVLVGYLCLGEIVEKRLEGERNTFALLQQGDLDKVPYTSVGIRLHTWAEALNWIAQRPLVGWGGNGRSLIFDYSPNLPDEVKQRFGHLHNSYLDLLVNFGLLGLLLLGALVYWLVSRCLRFYRAGLLSGSNLVFALSFAVFFGIINLFESYLFFESGRLLLALVGGGLLTQLWAAKRRQAADMGGQTPL
- the waaA gene encoding lipid IV(A) 3-deoxy-D-manno-octulosonic acid transferase, with amino-acid sequence MLLHLWWRGRADPNYRKRWSERFGLVPSRPGARRRWRERFGVVPDRASRAPLIWIHSVSVGETLAAVPLIKELAHRHPRWQWLVTTTTPTGSQRVHDALDPILHGRLLHYYLPFDLPECLAPFLDALRPNILVSMETELWPNLLAACDKRRIPAVLVNGRLSAKSARGYRRFPRLTRDMLNHLSKIVAQYPADAERFVALGMPAEQVVAVGNIKFDLHIGSGLESEAQVLSHQWRGASKRPVWLAASTHGGEDEVVLEAHQTLLRDFPDLLLVLVPRHPVRFDSVARLCRERDLALVRRSDKRAPSADDRVLLGDTMGELLRFYGVCDVAFVGGSLVPVGGHNMIEPAAWGVPVVCGPHLHNFSTVASLMQEAGGLAVVNDAAELATQVATWLRDQALREDAGARGRAVAEQNSGALARTVEEVEALMPR
- a CDS encoding glycosyltransferase family A protein; amino-acid sequence: MTSYKHWSDPIVSQFLRLAASGLVPPSLFQKPLPTEKQRAARTGVLDIEIVSHCWQYSHFLIYQLSSLVLYPPTKATVTMTAYYNGEDTRTAAVLDFIGRQQVPGVTWNWCELPKESLFRRAIGRNQAALATKADWIWFTDCDLMFRENCIDRLAELLQGRRDSLVFPSRERITSLLEDDDPMLNFDPAELRVIEIDDSRFVEQTRDRATGPLQIAHGDVARAGGYCDCLRYYQKPADTWCKAHEDRAFRWLLGTQGTPLEIPGVYRIRHISKGRYTGSKLNTQIRSSVRKATDKNQ
- a CDS encoding glycosyltransferase family 2 protein produces the protein MNLSVIMTTYNSPVWLEKVLWGYSCQTEKPLEVIVADDGSRPETGELVARLREETGMDIRYVWQRDDGFRKCRILNKAILHARGDYIVFTDGDCIPRADFLAVHKRRAEKGYFLSGSYFKLPMSTSEAITRDDIVSGRCFDYEWLCANGLKTRRKTLKLRAGERWAPLLNRLTPTACNLKGSNASAWKADILKVNGFDERMAWGGLDREFGVRLENAGIKPRHVRFDAICVHLDHPRGYADREIVARNKAMRLRVAKEGIIETPQGIRQLLESGYSPE